A region from the Muribaculum gordoncarteri genome encodes:
- the argH gene encoding argininosuccinate lyase, producing MSSKLWEKSVTVDHDVESYTVGRDREMDLYLAPYDVLGSLVHITMLQSIGLLTKPELETLTAELRNIYKVIEQGDFKIEDDIEDVHSQVELMLTRKLGDIGKKIHSGRSRNDQVLVDLKLYIRSRIEDVTKAMTGLFNVLIEQSERYKDVLMPGYTHLQVAMPSSFGLWFGAYAESLVDDLTVLRAAYSVTNRNPLGSAAGYGSSFPLNRTMTTRLLGFDSMDYNVVYAQMGRGKTERVVAQALGGIAATIAKLSFDACMFNSQNFGFIKLPDEYTTGSSIMPHKKNPDVFELTRAKCNKLQALPYEITLITNNLPSGYFRDLQLIKENFLPAFDSLIEIISMVTQMLSEVKVNTEILKDSRYSLMFSVEEVNRLTLEGVPFRDAYKQVGLAIERGEFVPPTEVHHTHEGSIGNLYNDAVKALYDKVLSQFDFTTYHNALNSLLGR from the coding sequence ATGTCATCAAAACTTTGGGAAAAATCGGTCACCGTAGACCATGATGTAGAGTCATATACCGTAGGACGCGACCGCGAGATGGATCTGTATCTCGCTCCTTACGATGTGCTCGGATCTCTGGTCCACATAACAATGCTTCAGTCAATAGGCTTGTTGACCAAGCCTGAATTGGAAACCCTGACCGCCGAACTGCGTAACATCTACAAAGTCATCGAACAAGGCGACTTCAAGATTGAGGACGACATCGAGGATGTGCATTCGCAGGTTGAACTGATGCTCACGCGCAAACTCGGCGACATAGGCAAGAAAATTCATTCGGGCCGCTCTCGCAACGACCAAGTGCTCGTTGACCTGAAGCTATACATCCGTTCACGCATCGAGGATGTCACAAAGGCCATGACCGGGCTATTTAACGTGCTGATCGAGCAAAGCGAACGCTACAAGGATGTATTAATGCCCGGTTACACGCATCTGCAGGTGGCGATGCCCTCATCGTTCGGACTTTGGTTCGGAGCCTATGCCGAATCACTCGTCGACGACCTAACGGTGCTTCGTGCCGCCTATTCGGTGACCAACCGAAATCCTCTCGGTTCGGCTGCCGGCTACGGTTCGTCATTCCCCCTCAACCGCACGATGACCACACGCCTGCTCGGATTTGACTCGATGGACTACAATGTCGTATATGCCCAGATGGGACGAGGCAAGACTGAACGTGTCGTAGCACAGGCTCTCGGAGGCATTGCCGCCACAATTGCCAAGCTCTCATTTGACGCCTGCATGTTCAACTCCCAGAACTTCGGGTTCATAAAGCTGCCCGATGAATACACGACAGGCTCGTCGATCATGCCCCACAAGAAGAATCCCGATGTATTTGAACTCACAAGGGCCAAATGCAACAAGCTGCAAGCACTGCCCTATGAGATAACGCTGATCACCAACAATCTGCCTTCAGGATATTTCCGCGACCTGCAGTTGATAAAGGAGAACTTCCTGCCGGCATTTGACTCGCTCATTGAGATAATATCGATGGTTACGCAGATGCTGTCGGAGGTCAAGGTGAACACTGAAATCCTCAAAGATTCGCGCTACAGCCTCATGTTCTCGGTTGAGGAAGTGAATCGCCTCACGCTGGAGGGCGTGCCGTTCCGTGACGCCTACAAGCAGGTGGGACTCGCCATTGAGCGCGGAGAGTTTGTACCTCCTACCGAGGTACACCACACCCACGAAGGTTCGATAGGCAATCTTTACAATGACGCGGTCAAGGCACTCTACGACAAAGTGCTGTCGCAATTTGACTTCACAACTTATCACAACGCCTTAAACTCGCTCCTCGGAAGATAA
- the pyrE gene encoding orotate phosphoribosyltransferase, whose amino-acid sequence MKKLESLVAEKLLKISAIKLQPDVPFTWASGWSSPIYTDNRKTLSYPELRNFIKVELCRIILENFEAPDAIAGVATGAIAQGALVADSLGLPYVYVRSTPKDHGLENLIEGNLKPGQKVVVIEDLISTGGSSLKAVEAIRAAGCEVVGMAAIFTYGFPVAVKRFNEAGVKLITLSNYNSMLEAALETDYIKPDDLETLKQWRKDPAAWSPAPKAD is encoded by the coding sequence ATGAAAAAGTTAGAAAGTTTAGTAGCCGAAAAGCTTCTGAAAATCAGTGCAATCAAGCTTCAGCCCGATGTACCTTTCACATGGGCTTCAGGATGGAGTTCTCCAATATACACCGACAACCGCAAAACCCTATCCTACCCGGAGTTGCGCAACTTCATCAAAGTTGAGTTGTGCCGCATCATTCTCGAGAACTTTGAGGCTCCCGATGCAATAGCCGGCGTAGCCACAGGCGCTATCGCACAAGGTGCTCTCGTAGCCGACTCTCTCGGCCTCCCCTACGTATATGTACGCTCTACTCCTAAGGATCACGGACTCGAAAACCTCATCGAAGGCAATCTTAAGCCCGGACAGAAGGTTGTTGTAATCGAAGACCTTATATCGACCGGCGGCAGCAGCCTTAAAGCAGTCGAGGCAATCCGTGCCGCAGGATGCGAGGTTGTGGGCATGGCCGCAATATTCACCTACGGATTCCCCGTAGCCGTAAAGCGCTTCAACGAGGCCGGCGTAAAGCTCATCACCCTCAGCAACTACAACTCAATGCTTGAGGCTGCGCTCGAAACCGACTATATCAAGCCCGATGACCTCGAAACATTGAAGCAATGGCGCAAAGATCCGGCAGCGTGGTCACCTGCACCCAAAGCCGATTAA
- the ilvA gene encoding threonine ammonia-lyase, whose protein sequence is MSENKLKLSDIYRAAHVLKGVVRHTELIAAPKLNPECDLYLKPECLQHTGSFKLRGAYFKISQLSPEEKAHGVIACSAGNHAQGVALGAKANGIKSLICLPEGAPISKVEATKRYGADVCLVPGVYDDAYKRALELRDEHGYTFVHPFDDPLVIAGQGTIGLEILDEMPDVEAVIVPVGGGGLISGVAFAIKAISPDVKVYGVQAAGAPSMVQSLKNDKIECLSNVSTIADGISVKEPGVNTFELCRQYVDEIVTVSEDEIAAAILAMIETEKLVAEGAGAVAVAAAMFNKVPVKGKKTVCLVSGGNIDVTILSRVINRGLIKTGRNYAVTIDLSDKPGVLAEVSDIIGKLGGNIISVTHERISVDTPITSCTLRLVMETRNAEHIDFIRKGLIAAGYQILS, encoded by the coding sequence ATGTCAGAAAACAAACTTAAACTAAGCGATATCTATCGCGCCGCCCATGTGCTTAAGGGCGTTGTGCGTCACACTGAGCTTATTGCCGCTCCCAAGCTTAATCCGGAGTGTGATCTCTATTTGAAACCCGAATGTCTTCAGCATACAGGTTCATTTAAGTTGCGTGGCGCTTACTTCAAGATTTCCCAGTTGTCGCCTGAGGAGAAGGCTCACGGTGTAATTGCATGTTCGGCCGGAAATCATGCCCAAGGTGTCGCTCTCGGCGCAAAGGCCAATGGCATCAAGTCGCTGATATGCTTGCCCGAAGGCGCGCCTATAAGCAAAGTCGAAGCCACCAAGAGATATGGCGCCGATGTGTGCCTCGTCCCCGGAGTGTATGACGACGCCTACAAGCGTGCGCTTGAGCTACGTGACGAGCACGGTTACACGTTTGTGCATCCGTTTGACGACCCGCTGGTGATAGCCGGACAGGGAACAATCGGCCTTGAAATACTCGACGAAATGCCCGATGTGGAAGCGGTGATAGTGCCTGTGGGCGGTGGCGGACTTATTTCGGGAGTCGCTTTTGCCATAAAGGCTATAAGCCCCGATGTCAAGGTGTATGGCGTGCAGGCTGCCGGTGCGCCCAGCATGGTTCAGTCGCTTAAGAATGACAAAATCGAGTGTCTTTCCAATGTGTCGACGATTGCCGACGGTATTTCGGTCAAGGAGCCGGGTGTTAACACATTTGAGCTGTGTCGTCAATATGTCGACGAGATCGTGACGGTGAGCGAGGATGAAATCGCGGCCGCCATATTGGCGATGATTGAAACCGAGAAGCTTGTTGCCGAAGGTGCCGGTGCGGTAGCCGTAGCGGCTGCTATGTTCAACAAGGTGCCGGTCAAGGGCAAGAAGACCGTGTGTCTTGTGTCGGGCGGAAATATCGATGTGACGATTCTGAGCCGCGTAATCAATCGAGGATTGATAAAGACCGGTCGCAACTATGCCGTGACAATCGACCTTTCAGACAAGCCCGGAGTGCTTGCCGAGGTGAGCGACATCATAGGAAAGCTCGGCGGTAATATAATATCGGTAACTCATGAGCGCATAAGCGTCGACACTCCCATCACGAGCTGTACGTTACGCCTCGTAATGGAAACCCGTAATGCCGAACACATCGACTTCATCCGTAAAGGTCTGATTGCAGCCGGATACCAGATATTGAGCTAA
- a CDS encoding TolC family protein, producing the protein MNFKATACIALGCVSLTMAAQSTPVDTLTLSLDQCLEIALNDNPTIKVADMEIQRVDYAKKETIGQLLPTINFGATYNRMVAKQVAYMNMDNFPGMGGGEGEEGEKPETQAASRSKGAGNNGIKMGLDNSYQAGFNASVPLIAPQLWKTLKLNDSQILQNVEAARASRLSLVNQVKSAYYALLLANDSYKVILENYDNAKFNHEVFLKKFQVGTASEYDVLRSSVQVKNVEPELLQAEIAIKQARLQLAILMGMDASIPIKAATQLSDYEESMYDVTLSIDKSIDRNTDLRSLDLQTRTLRDALTVQKMAWFPTLMFTANYNWTSSSNGNALRNFRWNPYSVVGVTLSIPLFEGGQRYHRIKQARIQVDEMAWQRENLERSIRMQVDLAMDNIQKNVRQIASNSESVVQAEKAHSIMEKSFEIGAASYLDLRDSELALTQARLGYYQSIYNFLIANSELENLLGNADIEKYEKSK; encoded by the coding sequence ATGAATTTTAAAGCAACGGCATGTATTGCCTTGGGGTGTGTGTCGCTGACGATGGCGGCGCAATCGACTCCGGTCGACACACTCACTCTTTCGCTTGACCAGTGTCTTGAAATAGCTCTCAATGACAACCCCACGATAAAGGTTGCCGATATGGAGATTCAACGAGTGGATTATGCCAAGAAGGAAACGATTGGGCAGCTTTTGCCAACAATAAACTTCGGAGCAACTTATAACCGTATGGTGGCCAAACAGGTCGCCTACATGAATATGGACAATTTCCCGGGAATGGGAGGTGGAGAAGGAGAGGAGGGTGAAAAACCTGAAACTCAAGCTGCCTCACGGTCAAAGGGTGCGGGAAACAATGGAATCAAAATGGGTCTTGACAACAGTTATCAGGCAGGATTCAACGCATCGGTTCCGTTGATAGCTCCCCAGTTGTGGAAAACGTTAAAACTAAACGACAGCCAGATTCTCCAAAATGTGGAGGCTGCACGTGCATCACGCCTTTCGCTTGTGAATCAGGTGAAATCGGCCTACTATGCATTGCTGTTGGCCAACGACAGCTACAAGGTTATCCTGGAGAACTATGATAACGCAAAGTTCAACCATGAGGTGTTTCTTAAGAAATTCCAAGTGGGTACTGCATCGGAATATGATGTGTTAAGATCGTCGGTGCAGGTTAAGAATGTGGAACCTGAGCTGTTGCAAGCTGAAATTGCGATAAAGCAGGCTCGATTGCAGTTGGCCATATTGATGGGCATGGATGCATCGATTCCCATCAAGGCTGCTACACAGCTGTCGGATTATGAAGAGAGCATGTATGATGTGACGCTTTCAATCGACAAGTCGATCGACCGTAACACCGACCTGCGCTCGCTCGACCTGCAGACACGCACGCTGCGTGACGCGCTTACCGTGCAGAAGATGGCATGGTTCCCCACGCTCATGTTTACCGCCAATTACAACTGGACATCATCGTCCAACGGCAATGCGTTGCGTAACTTCCGCTGGAATCCCTATTCGGTAGTAGGCGTTACGTTGTCGATTCCTCTCTTTGAAGGCGGCCAGCGTTACCATCGCATAAAGCAGGCCCGCATTCAAGTCGATGAAATGGCCTGGCAACGTGAAAACCTTGAACGCTCCATCAGAATGCAGGTGGATTTGGCTATGGATAATATCCAGAAAAACGTTCGTCAGATTGCGAGCAACTCCGAGAGCGTGGTTCAGGCCGAGAAGGCTCACTCGATAATGGAGAAGTCGTTTGAGATAGGCGCTGCAAGCTATCTCGACCTCCGTGATTCGGAATTGGCGTTGACGCAGGCGCGCCTCGGTTACTATCAGTCGATATATAACTTCCTGATAGCAAACAGCGAGCTTGAGAATCTGCTTGGCAATGCCGACATTGAGAAATATGAAAAATCGAAATAA
- a CDS encoding efflux RND transporter periplasmic adaptor subunit: MSIKLYYAAVGGMLSLLVLSGGVLTSCSGSGEKKEESKVDERPNVEIRKVHEQEVPQIVSYTATVEAYKTNNISTSTPNRIKSILVDVGSKVAKGQKVVVLDDVNIDQLKVRLDNTKREYERALELYNIGGGTKQSVDQMKTELDAATRQYDNMVENTILVSPINGVVTARNYDPGDMTGTQPILTIEQLQPVKVLVNVSESEFTKVYKGMKVDVYLDVYGEERFEGVVELIHPTIDPSTRTFTVEINIANRDERIRPGMFARVVMSFGVETRVVVPDRSIVKQTGSGEKFIYVYSNGKVSFNRVELGQRIDNSYEVLSGVENGADVVIAGQSRLADGIGVNVIGDNK; encoded by the coding sequence ATGTCAATAAAACTGTACTATGCGGCTGTGGGCGGAATGTTGAGCCTGCTTGTATTGTCGGGCGGTGTGTTAACCTCCTGCAGCGGTTCGGGAGAAAAGAAGGAAGAATCCAAAGTCGATGAACGCCCCAATGTGGAAATACGCAAGGTTCACGAACAGGAAGTGCCCCAGATTGTGTCATATACGGCTACCGTGGAAGCTTATAAGACCAACAACATATCCACTTCAACCCCCAACCGTATAAAGTCGATACTTGTCGATGTGGGCTCGAAAGTGGCCAAAGGCCAGAAGGTGGTAGTGCTTGACGATGTCAACATCGACCAACTGAAAGTGCGTCTTGACAATACCAAGCGCGAGTATGAGCGTGCATTGGAACTATATAATATCGGAGGCGGCACCAAGCAGTCGGTCGATCAGATGAAGACAGAGCTTGATGCGGCTACCCGTCAATATGATAACATGGTTGAAAACACCATACTCGTATCGCCTATAAACGGTGTAGTCACAGCAAGGAATTACGATCCGGGTGACATGACCGGTACACAGCCCATCCTCACCATCGAGCAACTGCAGCCGGTGAAGGTACTTGTAAATGTCAGCGAAAGTGAGTTTACCAAGGTGTACAAAGGCATGAAGGTGGATGTCTACCTTGATGTGTACGGCGAGGAGCGTTTTGAGGGAGTTGTGGAATTGATACATCCTACAATCGACCCGTCGACACGCACGTTCACTGTTGAAATCAACATCGCTAACCGTGACGAGCGCATTCGTCCGGGAATGTTTGCCCGCGTAGTCATGAGCTTCGGTGTCGAAACCCGCGTGGTGGTTCCCGACCGTTCAATCGTGAAGCAGACCGGCTCGGGCGAGAAGTTCATATACGTCTACAGCAATGGCAAGGTATCGTTCAACCGTGTTGAACTTGGACAGCGCATCGACAACTCCTATGAAGTGCTGTCGGGAGTCGAGAACGGTGCCGATGTGGTCATTGCCGGACAGAGCCGACTTGCCGACGGAATAGGGGTAAATGTAATCGGCGACAACAAGTAG
- a CDS encoding efflux RND transporter permease subunit, whose translation MSIYSSAVKRPIMTTLCFVAVVIMGLFSLSTLPIDLYPDVETNTIMVMTSYQGASAADIEQNVTRPLENSLNAVNDLKHITSKSRENISVITLEFEYGKDIDVLTNDVRDKLDMVKSALPDAAENPIIFKFSSDMIPIVILSVQAKESMPGLYKILDENVANPLARISGVGSVSISGAPKREIHIYVDPQRLEAYNLSVETISSLIAAENRNIPGGSFDIGSDTYSLRVQGEFNSTDHLKDLVVGTQNGRNIYLRDVARIEDSLEERAQETYNNGTQGAMIIVQKQSGANSVNISEEVMEMLPSLQKRLPTDVKLGVIVDTSDNIRNTIASLVETVLYALLFVVIVVFTFLGRWRATLIITITIPISLIASFIYLAMTGNSLNIVSLSALSISIGMVVDDAIVVLENVTTHIERGSDPKQAAVHGTNEVAVSVIASTLTLIAVFFPLTLVTGMTGVLFRQLGWMVTIMMIISTVCALSLTPMLCSQLLRKDVKHGKVYTVLFTPIRKGLDAFDDGYAWLLSRVVRHKTMTLIVCLVIFLGSLVLVRYVGTEFFPVADDGRLSVKLELPIGSRVELSKEVMARLYKEWKEKYPEIKIMNYTTGSASSDNTFGSLQDNGPHIISSNVRLLDPGDRDRSITEIAALMREDLKRYPEFRKAQVTVGGGMGMGGQSQLDYEVYGYDFTETDSIAQKLVSILGNIEGTADIRVSRADYQPEYQVDFDREKLAIYGLNLQTAATYLRNRINGAIASQYREDGEEYDIKVMYAPEKRTSLEDIENILLYSPNGNAVRIKDVGKVVERFTPPTIERKDRQRIITVTAVVADAPMSEIVEKAQVEIDKLELPSGVNIDISGSYEDQQDSFRDLLMLAVLIVILVYIVMAAQFESYTYPGIIMTSLMFAFSGVFIILYLTGHTLNIMSMIGAIMLIGIVVKNGIVLIDYISLNRERGMSIRTAVVLGGKSRLRPVVMTTLTTILGMVPMAVGTGQGAETWRPMGTAVIGGLTFSTILTLLFVPALYCLFAYVGVKRNRRKMREIVVVDNKVVKS comes from the coding sequence ATGAGCATATACTCAAGTGCGGTGAAACGCCCGATCATGACGACGCTCTGTTTTGTGGCTGTCGTCATCATGGGTTTGTTTTCACTCTCGACCTTACCAATTGACCTGTATCCCGATGTCGAAACCAATACTATAATGGTGATGACATCATATCAGGGAGCCAGTGCAGCCGATATCGAGCAGAATGTTACGCGTCCGCTCGAGAACAGCCTTAATGCCGTAAACGACCTTAAGCACATAACTTCAAAGTCACGCGAGAATATATCGGTGATTACGCTTGAATTTGAATACGGCAAGGACATCGACGTGCTTACCAATGATGTGCGCGACAAGCTCGACATGGTTAAGAGCGCACTGCCCGATGCCGCCGAGAATCCTATAATATTCAAGTTCAGTTCCGACATGATTCCTATTGTGATTCTTTCGGTTCAAGCCAAGGAGAGCATGCCGGGTCTGTACAAGATTCTTGACGAGAATGTGGCAAATCCTCTTGCACGTATCAGCGGTGTGGGTTCGGTGTCGATATCGGGAGCTCCGAAGCGCGAGATACACATATATGTCGACCCGCAACGACTGGAGGCTTACAACCTGTCGGTAGAAACGATTTCATCGCTTATCGCGGCTGAAAACCGTAACATCCCGGGCGGTTCGTTTGATATAGGTAGCGACACCTATTCACTGAGAGTGCAGGGTGAGTTCAACTCTACCGACCATCTGAAGGACCTGGTCGTAGGCACACAGAATGGGCGCAATATATATCTGCGTGATGTGGCGCGTATAGAGGACTCGCTTGAGGAGCGCGCCCAGGAAACCTACAACAACGGTACGCAGGGAGCTATGATTATCGTACAGAAGCAATCGGGTGCCAATTCGGTTAATATATCGGAGGAGGTAATGGAGATGCTTCCGTCGCTTCAGAAGCGTCTGCCGACCGATGTCAAGCTCGGTGTGATTGTGGATACATCCGACAACATTCGCAATACAATCGCGTCACTTGTCGAAACCGTGCTTTATGCGTTGCTCTTTGTGGTAATCGTCGTGTTCACATTCCTCGGACGATGGAGGGCTACGCTCATCATCACGATTACTATTCCTATATCGTTGATTGCATCGTTCATCTATCTTGCCATGACGGGCAATTCGCTCAACATCGTTTCACTGTCGGCGCTTTCAATCTCAATCGGTATGGTGGTCGATGACGCCATTGTGGTGCTTGAAAACGTTACGACTCACATTGAGCGCGGTTCCGACCCGAAACAGGCTGCGGTTCATGGTACAAATGAGGTGGCCGTGTCGGTTATCGCATCAACGTTGACCCTTATCGCCGTGTTCTTCCCCTTGACGCTTGTTACCGGTATGACCGGAGTGTTGTTCCGTCAGCTCGGATGGATGGTGACCATCATGATGATAATATCGACAGTGTGTGCGTTGTCGCTTACTCCCATGTTGTGTTCACAGCTATTGCGCAAGGATGTAAAGCACGGCAAGGTCTACACAGTGTTGTTTACCCCTATACGCAAAGGTCTTGATGCATTTGACGACGGTTATGCATGGTTGCTTTCAAGGGTTGTAAGGCATAAGACCATGACATTGATTGTGTGTCTTGTTATATTCCTTGGTTCGCTTGTGCTTGTGCGTTACGTGGGCACCGAGTTCTTCCCCGTGGCCGACGACGGCCGCTTATCGGTGAAGCTTGAACTCCCCATCGGCTCGAGAGTGGAGCTCTCCAAGGAGGTGATGGCCCGATTGTATAAGGAGTGGAAAGAGAAGTACCCCGAAATCAAGATCATGAACTATACCACAGGTTCGGCTTCGAGCGACAATACATTCGGTTCGTTGCAGGACAATGGTCCGCACATCATATCGTCAAATGTGCGATTGCTCGACCCGGGCGACCGTGACCGCAGTATCACCGAGATTGCCGCATTGATGCGTGAGGACCTGAAGCGTTATCCCGAGTTCCGTAAGGCGCAGGTGACTGTCGGCGGCGGAATGGGTATGGGCGGTCAGTCGCAGCTCGACTACGAGGTCTACGGATATGACTTTACCGAAACCGACTCGATAGCTCAAAAGCTTGTGTCGATTCTCGGAAACATCGAAGGAACGGCCGATATACGTGTGTCACGCGCCGATTATCAGCCCGAATATCAGGTTGACTTCGACCGTGAGAAGCTCGCCATATACGGCTTGAACCTCCAGACGGCGGCTACCTATCTGCGTAACCGCATCAACGGTGCCATAGCGTCGCAATATCGTGAGGACGGTGAGGAGTATGACATAAAGGTGATGTATGCTCCCGAAAAGCGAACATCGCTTGAGGACATCGAGAACATTCTGCTCTATTCGCCCAACGGAAATGCCGTGCGCATAAAGGATGTGGGCAAAGTGGTTGAACGTTTTACTCCTCCTACGATTGAGCGCAAGGACCGTCAGCGCATCATTACCGTAACTGCGGTTGTGGCCGATGCCCCGATGAGCGAAATTGTCGAGAAGGCTCAGGTGGAGATTGACAAGCTTGAGTTGCCTTCAGGTGTCAATATCGACATATCGGGTAGCTACGAGGACCAGCAGGACTCTTTCCGCGACCTGTTGATGCTTGCCGTGCTTATCGTCATACTGGTATATATCGTAATGGCTGCACAGTTTGAGAGCTACACCTATCCCGGCATCATCATGACCTCGCTCATGTTTGCATTCTCGGGTGTATTCATTATATTATATCTGACGGGTCACACACTCAACATCATGTCGATGATCGGTGCCATCATGCTTATCGGTATTGTAGTGAAGAACGGTATCGTGCTTATCGACTACATATCGCTTAACCGTGAGCGCGGAATGTCGATCAGGACGGCTGTGGTGCTTGGCGGTAAGTCGCGTCTGCGTCCCGTTGTGATGACAACGCTTACAACCATCCTCGGTATGGTGCCTATGGCTGTCGGCACGGGACAAGGTGCTGAAACATGGCGCCCTATGGGTACTGCGGTTATAGGCGGTCTTACATTCTCCACCATTCTTACGCTGTTGTTTGTTCCGGCACTCTACTGTCTGTTTGCTTATGTCGGAGTAAAACGCAACCGTCGCAAGATGAGAGAAATTGTGGTAGTCGACAATAAGGTTGTGAAATCATAA
- a CDS encoding PG0541 family transporter-associated protein: MKAILITFDQAYYERIIDMLEKSNCRGFTSWQEVKGRGSVAGEPHYGSHAWPSLASAIITMVEDSRVDTVLDKLHTMDVETPKLGLRAFVWNIERSI, translated from the coding sequence ATGAAAGCTATACTGATAACATTTGACCAGGCCTATTATGAACGCATAATAGATATGCTTGAGAAAAGCAACTGCCGCGGATTCACCTCATGGCAGGAAGTCAAGGGACGAGGCTCAGTTGCCGGAGAGCCGCACTACGGGTCGCATGCATGGCCTTCGCTTGCTTCGGCTATAATCACGATGGTTGAGGACAGCCGTGTCGACACTGTGCTTGACAAACTTCATACAATGGATGTGGAAACTCCCAAACTCGGACTGCGTGCATTTGTGTGGAATATAGAGCGAAGTATATGA
- a CDS encoding TrpB-like pyridoxal phosphate-dependent enzyme produces MESKKFILQEKDIPTAWYNVMAEMPVKPRPMLNPATKKPLTPEDLYPLFSEEVSRQEFNDTDKWIEIPEEVRDMYRIWRPTPLVRARGLENALDTPAHIYFKNESVSPVGSHKLNSAIPQAYYCKKQGVTNITTETGAGQWGAALSLAAKHFGLELAVYMVKVSYHQKPYRRSIMQTYGAEVIASPSMSTKAGRKIITDHPNYQGSLGTAISEAVELAMSTPNCKYTLGSVLNHVALHQTVIGLEAEKQMEMAGEYPDIVIGCFGGGSNFSGISFPFLRHNFSGERSTRFIAAEPASCPKLTRGVLQYDFGDEAGYTPLIPMYTLGHDFSPANIHAGGLRYHGAGAVVSQLRENGLIEAVDIPQLETFAAATLFAQAEGIIPAPESSHAIATAIREAKKAKESGESKVILFNLSGHGLIDMAAYDQYICGDLQNYEIPESEIEANVSKLEKLL; encoded by the coding sequence ATGGAATCAAAGAAATTCATACTGCAAGAAAAAGATATTCCCACAGCGTGGTATAATGTTATGGCCGAAATGCCGGTAAAGCCTCGTCCGATGCTTAATCCGGCGACAAAGAAGCCGCTGACACCCGAGGATCTCTATCCGTTGTTCTCGGAAGAGGTTTCGCGTCAGGAGTTCAACGATACCGACAAGTGGATTGAAATACCCGAAGAGGTGCGTGACATGTATCGTATATGGCGTCCTACACCTCTTGTGCGCGCCCGTGGCCTTGAAAATGCTCTTGACACACCGGCTCACATCTACTTCAAGAACGAAAGTGTAAGTCCTGTAGGCTCGCATAAGCTCAATTCGGCAATACCTCAGGCTTACTATTGCAAGAAGCAGGGTGTTACCAACATCACGACTGAAACGGGAGCAGGACAGTGGGGCGCTGCATTGTCGTTGGCCGCCAAGCATTTCGGTCTTGAACTCGCCGTCTACATGGTCAAGGTGTCATATCATCAGAAACCCTATCGTCGCTCGATAATGCAGACCTACGGAGCCGAGGTTATAGCCTCGCCGAGTATGTCGACAAAGGCCGGACGAAAAATCATTACCGATCACCCCAATTATCAGGGTTCGCTCGGAACCGCCATATCGGAGGCTGTCGAATTGGCAATGTCTACACCCAACTGTAAATACACGCTTGGTTCAGTGCTCAACCATGTCGCACTGCATCAGACTGTCATAGGTCTTGAGGCTGAAAAGCAGATGGAGATGGCCGGTGAGTACCCCGATATCGTGATAGGCTGCTTCGGTGGCGGAAGTAACTTCTCGGGGATTTCGTTCCCGTTCCTGCGCCACAACTTCAGCGGCGAACGTTCGACACGTTTCATTGCCGCCGAACCCGCGTCATGTCCCAAGCTCACACGAGGTGTGCTGCAATATGACTTTGGTGATGAAGCCGGTTACACTCCGTTGATTCCCATGTACACGCTTGGACATGACTTCTCGCCCGCCAATATACATGCCGGAGGTCTTCGCTATCACGGAGCCGGTGCCGTTGTGAGCCAGCTGCGTGAAAACGGTCTTATCGAGGCTGTAGACATTCCACAGCTTGAAACGTTTGCTGCCGCTACTTTATTTGCGCAGGCCGAGGGTATAATTCCTGCTCCCGAGAGCTCTCATGCCATCGCTACTGCAATACGCGAGGCCAAGAAAGCAAAGGAATCGGGTGAATCCAAGGTTATACTGTTCAACCTTTCAGGTCACGGACTCATTGATATGGCTGCTTATGATCAATATATATGCGGCGACCTGCAGAACTATGAGATTCCCGAATCGGAAATTGAAGCCAATGTATCGAAGCTTGAAAAGCTGCTTTGA